The sequence TGGCCAGCATGGTTCTTATCATTTTGGCTGATACGCTCTATTCAACCGCAAACTACTTTCTGGCCTCCCGGGCATGAGCGCCCGAGAGGACATTATCATCGAGGTTAAGGATTTAACTGCCGGGTATGGCGACAGAGCGATTTTGGAGCACCTGAGCTTCCAGGTCCATTGCGGCGAGGTGCTCGTCATCATCGGGCGCTCCGGTTCAGGCAAAAGCACGCTGTTGAAACATTTGATAGGGCTTTACCCGCCGCTCGCAGGCGAGGTCTGGATCGAAGGCAAGGACCTTGTTAAAGCCCAGGGCCAGGAACGGCGCGACCTGCTGCGCACCTTCGGAGTGTTGTATCAAAGCGGCGCGTTGTTCGGTTCGATGACCGTCCTCGAAAACGTCCGCCTGCCTCTGGACGAGTTTACCGACCTGCCCGATCTGGCCAAAGACCTCGTCGCGCTCTCGAAGCTCAAGTTGGTTGGCCTGGCTGCCGCCGGCCCGATCCTGCCTGCGGAGTTAAGCGGGGGGATGCAGAAGAGGGCCGCCATCGCCCGGGCAATGGCCCTGGACCCGCGCATTCTCTTTCTGGACGAACCATCTGTTGGGTTGGACCCCATTACGGCGGCCGGGGTGGACAATCTCATCCTGGAATTGGCCCGCTACTTCAGCATTACGTTTGTGGTCGTCACCCACGAATTGGCCAGCATCTTCGCCATTGCCTCCCGCGTCGTGATGGTTGATGAAGAGACTCGCACGATTATCACCCAGGGCAAACCGGCCGATTTGCGCGATCATTCCCCCGACCCGCGCGTGCGGCGGTTTTTTCATCGCGAATCCGATTCGGAACGAGCGGGGGTTTGATTCATTTCATGAGCGCCAAGGCAAACGATTTCAAGCTCGGCCTGTTTGTGCTTGCGGGTGTGGGGATACTGGTGGCGGCCATTTTCATTTTCGGCGCCTCGAAATGGTTTGAAGGCAAAACCGTCGAGGAGACCTATGTGGCGAGCAACGTCGATGGCCTCAAGACCGGCGCGCCCGTGACGCTGCGAGGCGTGCCCGTCGGCCAGGTTACGCGAATCAATTTTACCTGGAACATTTATCACCATACCGAGCCGCGTTATGTGTATGTCGAGTTCGAGGTTAACAATGATGTCGCCCTGGTCCCGCCCGGCCCTCGTTTCGCCAAGCAGATTCAGGACCAGGTGAACATTGGACTTCGCGCTCGGGTCAAATCCCAAGGCCTGGCCGGCGCCACCATCCTGAGTCTTGAGTATGTCAACCCTTCCCAGTACCCGCCCCTGCGTGTTCCCTGGAAACCCAGAAACATCTATATCCCATCAGCCCCAAGCCAGTTCAGCGAAATCCTGGCGTCTCTGGACAAGACCTTGGGCAAGATCAAACAAATCGATTTTGCGAAAATAGCGGGCGCTGTGCAGCAGGACCTCGCTGCGGGCCAGCGGTTGCTCAATCATATTGACCAGGCCAACATCGCCGGGGTGGTGACCAACGCAAACCAGTTGCTGGCGAATTTGCAGGGCATCAGCGGGCAAATCCACACCTTTATCGGCGCAACCAACTCGGCCCCGCAGGTGACACTCAAGAATGTTTCCAGCAACGCTGACCGCGTTCTGGTCGAATTGCACACGACCGTGGACAAGCTCAACCGCATTGTAGCCGGTATTGATGCCAGCCCTTTGAGCGATACGCTGGACAACCTACGCCGCGCGTCTGAAGACCTCGAACAAGCCATCGAACGCTTTAAGCAATACCCTGCCGGGGTTGTTTTTGGCAAACCGCCACCGCCGGCCCGAAGCGTCGAGCCGCCAGGCAAATAAGGAGGTGTTCATAGCATGAATAAATCGTTTACCGCGGAGTCTGCAACGTGCGCTATAACCATATGTTGCCGAGGTTTCTTCCTCTCCCCTTCGGACTCGCCGCGCTGTCGCGCCATCGCAGCGGAATGGGGGAGAACAGGGGAGAGGGGTCCCTCTGTGCGTGGTCCATCCCACGGTCCTCCGAGTATCTCTGCCAACGCAGCAGTCCTGATTGCAGCCTGTGCCCTCATCACCGGCTGCCTCTCCCGGCCACCCCTTGTGAAACAACATTTCGCCTTCGCAATCCCGCCGCTGACCTCGGCCAAGCCTCCTGCCAACGCGCCGGTGCTGGCGATTCGGCGTCTAAGCGTCTCCTCACCATTCGATGGGATTTCTTTGGTTTATCGGACCGGCCAGTTCAGTTACGAAACTGATCCTTATGCGGAGTTTCTGGCGCCGCCCGCCGATGTCCTCAGGGCGCCGCTTCGGCAGTACTTCCAGGCCAGCGGCCTTTTTGGCGATGTGACCCAGCAAGGCAGCGCGCTCCGGCCCAACCTGCTCGTGGAAATCACCGTCGAGCAACTCTACGGCGATTTTCGCAATCGCGCGGACCCGCAGGCTGTGTTGGAGGTTCGATTGGCTTTCTTCGACGCGCCGGGGGGACGGCCAGGAAAGGTCATCCTGGACAAGAACTATGTGCGACGCGCCAAGCTGGCCGCGCGGAGTGCTGCCGCCCTGATGGCAAGTTGGAATGACGCGTTAAAACAGATTATGGCCGAGGCAGTTTCGGATTTGGAAAGAGCCTTATTGAGGAGTCCCTAACGTCAAGTACATCTTTAATCTGCCGATGGAAAACCGAGCTTTTCCCTCTTCGTTCCC is a genomic window of Verrucomicrobiia bacterium containing:
- a CDS encoding ATP-binding cassette domain-containing protein, with the protein product MSAREDIIIEVKDLTAGYGDRAILEHLSFQVHCGEVLVIIGRSGSGKSTLLKHLIGLYPPLAGEVWIEGKDLVKAQGQERRDLLRTFGVLYQSGALFGSMTVLENVRLPLDEFTDLPDLAKDLVALSKLKLVGLAAAGPILPAELSGGMQKRAAIARAMALDPRILFLDEPSVGLDPITAAGVDNLILELARYFSITFVVVTHELASIFAIASRVVMVDEETRTIITQGKPADLRDHSPDPRVRRFFHRESDSERAGV
- a CDS encoding MlaD family protein, whose product is MSAKANDFKLGLFVLAGVGILVAAIFIFGASKWFEGKTVEETYVASNVDGLKTGAPVTLRGVPVGQVTRINFTWNIYHHTEPRYVYVEFEVNNDVALVPPGPRFAKQIQDQVNIGLRARVKSQGLAGATILSLEYVNPSQYPPLRVPWKPRNIYIPSAPSQFSEILASLDKTLGKIKQIDFAKIAGAVQQDLAAGQRLLNHIDQANIAGVVTNANQLLANLQGISGQIHTFIGATNSAPQVTLKNVSSNADRVLVELHTTVDKLNRIVAGIDASPLSDTLDNLRRASEDLEQAIERFKQYPAGVVFGKPPPPARSVEPPGK
- a CDS encoding ABC-type transport auxiliary lipoprotein family protein, translating into MKQHFAFAIPPLTSAKPPANAPVLAIRRLSVSSPFDGISLVYRTGQFSYETDPYAEFLAPPADVLRAPLRQYFQASGLFGDVTQQGSALRPNLLVEITVEQLYGDFRNRADPQAVLEVRLAFFDAPGGRPGKVILDKNYVRRAKLAARSAAALMASWNDALKQIMAEAVSDLERALLRSP